One Vibrio tapetis subsp. tapetis DNA segment encodes these proteins:
- a CDS encoding glycine C-acetyltransferase: MSSAFYNQIQDQITEVKSEGLYKSERIITSAQKAAVKISTGEEVLNFCANNYLGLANHPALIEAAKQGMDEHGFGMASVRFICGTQDSHKELEDKLSTFLGKEDTILYTSCFDANTGLFETILGKEDAIISDALNHASIIDGVRLCKAMRFRYSNNNMEELEQQLIAAKEAGARHTLIVTDGVFSMDGVVANLPAICDLADKYDALVMVDDSHAVGFMGPNGAGTHEFHDVVDRIDIITGTLGKAMGGASGGYTSGKKEVIDWLRQRSRPYLFSNSVPPAIVSASIRVLDLLAESGDLRDHLWENSAHFRTRMEAAGFTMGGADHAIIPIMLGDAKVAAEFAERALEKGIYVVGFSFPVVPKGQARIRTQMSAAHSREQLDKAIDAFIQVGKDMEIIK, encoded by the coding sequence ATGTCTTCTGCATTTTATAATCAGATCCAAGACCAAATTACTGAAGTCAAATCGGAAGGTTTGTATAAGTCTGAGCGTATCATTACTTCGGCGCAAAAAGCCGCGGTAAAAATCTCGACAGGCGAAGAAGTCCTTAACTTCTGTGCAAATAACTACTTAGGCCTTGCGAATCACCCAGCACTTATCGAAGCCGCTAAGCAGGGCATGGATGAGCACGGTTTTGGTATGGCATCGGTACGTTTTATCTGTGGCACTCAAGATTCTCATAAAGAACTCGAAGACAAGCTTTCAACATTCTTGGGTAAAGAAGACACGATCCTTTACACATCTTGCTTTGATGCAAATACTGGCCTATTTGAAACGATTCTAGGCAAAGAAGACGCGATCATTTCTGACGCACTAAACCATGCTTCTATCATCGATGGTGTACGCCTTTGTAAAGCAATGCGTTTCCGTTATTCAAATAACAACATGGAAGAGCTAGAGCAGCAACTTATCGCAGCGAAAGAAGCGGGTGCTCGCCATACTTTGATTGTTACCGATGGCGTATTCTCAATGGACGGCGTAGTCGCGAACCTTCCTGCTATCTGTGACCTTGCAGACAAATACGACGCTCTAGTCATGGTTGATGATTCACATGCAGTTGGCTTTATGGGGCCAAATGGCGCAGGTACGCATGAGTTTCACGATGTTGTAGACCGTATTGACATCATTACGGGCACCTTGGGTAAAGCAATGGGTGGCGCGTCAGGTGGTTACACTTCTGGTAAAAAAGAAGTAATCGACTGGTTACGTCAGCGTTCGCGTCCTTACTTGTTCTCTAACTCGGTGCCTCCTGCAATCGTATCTGCATCTATCCGTGTTCTTGATCTATTAGCGGAAAGTGGCGACCTACGAGATCACCTATGGGAGAACTCCGCGCATTTCCGTACTCGTATGGAAGCGGCTGGTTTCACTATGGGTGGGGCTGATCACGCAATCATTCCAATCATGTTGGGCGACGCAAAAGTTGCGGCAGAGTTTGCCGAGCGTGCTCTAGAGAAAGGCATTTACGTTGTTGGCTTCTCTTTCCCTGTGGTACCTAAAGGCCAAGCGCGTATTCGTACTCAAATGTCTGCAGCGCATAGTCGTGAACAGTTAGATAAAGCAATCGATGCATTTATCCAAGTTGGTAAAGACATGGAGATCATCAAATAA
- a CDS encoding LysR family transcriptional regulator, producing MLNQKLIALLPDLASFILVVNEGSFTAAARKLNVTPSALSKLITRLEKALSVKLLERTTRKLIITQAGQKVYDQSVVMVNAAQQAVDISTSDHTEPSGALTVAAPEAFLNSVLQPFVLPFLSKYPEIQLQLRAADGAIDIFKHNIDIAFRLTDKPDENLVSKEIAKTNLVLCASPEYIASKGQPNTPNELINHDCLYLAETNRDNIWDFLKDDDFHTIAVSGRYAVNHSQMRLSGVKSGLGIGIFHDFVIKDALSEGSVVEVLADWTIKSNYHGAIALQYAQTKYMPARLRVFIDFVVENLKI from the coding sequence ATGCTAAACCAAAAATTAATTGCGCTACTACCCGACTTAGCTTCATTTATCTTAGTCGTAAACGAAGGGAGTTTCACCGCCGCTGCGCGAAAATTGAACGTGACGCCCTCAGCACTAAGTAAACTCATTACGCGGTTAGAGAAAGCCCTGTCCGTTAAGCTGTTGGAACGCACAACGCGCAAACTCATCATCACTCAAGCTGGGCAAAAAGTGTATGATCAGAGCGTTGTAATGGTGAATGCGGCGCAGCAAGCCGTCGACATCTCAACATCGGATCACACCGAGCCGTCCGGCGCGTTAACGGTCGCCGCGCCTGAGGCATTTTTGAATTCAGTTCTGCAACCGTTTGTTTTGCCTTTTCTTTCTAAATACCCAGAGATCCAACTACAACTTAGAGCCGCCGATGGTGCGATAGATATCTTCAAGCACAATATCGACATCGCGTTTAGGTTAACCGACAAACCCGATGAGAATTTGGTATCAAAAGAAATAGCAAAAACCAATTTGGTACTGTGTGCTAGCCCTGAGTATATTGCGTCCAAAGGTCAACCTAATACACCAAACGAACTCATCAACCATGATTGTTTGTATTTGGCAGAAACAAACCGCGACAACATTTGGGATTTTCTAAAGGACGACGACTTTCACACCATCGCGGTGTCTGGGCGTTATGCGGTTAACCATTCTCAAATGAGGCTAAGCGGAGTAAAAAGCGGTTTAGGTATTGGTATTTTTCACGATTTTGTGATCAAAGATGCATTGTCCGAAGGCAGTGTCGTTGAAGTTCTAGCCGATTGGACAATCAAAAGTAACTATCATGGCGCTATCGCTCTTCAATATGCACAAACTAAGTACATGCCTGCAAGGCTTAGAGTGTTTATTGACTTTGTCGTCGAGAACCTAAAAATATAA
- a CDS encoding heavy metal-binding domain-containing protein — protein sequence MIITTTQSIDGKKISQYKGVIAGEAILGANLFKDLFAGIRDLVGGRSATYEAELQRAREIALQELEQKALELGANAVVGVDIDYEVLGQKNGMLMVSASGTAVVVS from the coding sequence ATGATAATTACAACGACGCAAAGCATCGACGGGAAAAAAATCAGTCAATATAAAGGGGTTATCGCGGGAGAAGCGATTCTTGGGGCTAACCTGTTTAAAGATTTATTCGCTGGTATTCGCGATCTCGTCGGCGGTCGCTCCGCCACTTATGAGGCAGAGCTACAGCGCGCAAGAGAGATAGCACTACAAGAATTAGAACAAAAAGCACTAGAGCTGGGAGCAAATGCAGTCGTCGGTGTCGATATTGATTACGAAGTACTTGGGCAGAAAAATGGCATGTTGATGGTCTCTGCAAGTGGGACTGCGGTCGTTGTTTCTTAA
- a CDS encoding phosphatase produces the protein MKLLVDTHTHTYASGHAYSTLIENAKSASETGIKMFCTTDHTDSMPGAPHYWFFSNQRVLPRFLEGVAIIRGAEVNILNIDGEVDLHPSVDRNLDWVIASFHEPVFKPSSAEAHTLALINTIKSGRVDALGHLGNPNFDFDFHEVISVAKEHNVAIELNNTSLTGTSRVGSENRCEQIAEVAKGIGAYITTGSDAHFCTYIGKLDLVAALLDRIDMPTDKVITHNPRQFLQFLQLRGREPITEYADL, from the coding sequence ATGAAACTTCTGGTAGACACCCATACGCACACTTACGCAAGTGGCCATGCTTATAGCACATTGATTGAAAATGCAAAATCAGCGTCAGAAACAGGCATTAAGATGTTTTGTACCACAGACCATACTGATTCTATGCCCGGTGCTCCTCATTACTGGTTTTTCAGTAACCAACGAGTGTTACCTCGTTTTCTTGAAGGCGTTGCGATAATTCGTGGTGCGGAAGTCAACATTCTTAACATAGATGGCGAAGTCGATTTGCATCCGAGTGTTGATCGAAACTTAGATTGGGTGATCGCCAGTTTCCATGAACCCGTATTCAAACCATCCAGTGCCGAAGCACATACTCTAGCGTTGATTAACACGATTAAGTCAGGCCGTGTTGATGCTCTAGGTCATCTGGGAAACCCAAACTTTGATTTTGATTTCCATGAAGTCATCTCCGTGGCAAAAGAGCATAACGTTGCTATAGAGCTTAACAATACCTCGTTAACCGGTACGAGCCGGGTTGGTAGTGAAAACCGATGCGAACAAATAGCAGAAGTTGCAAAAGGAATAGGGGCCTACATTACTACCGGATCTGATGCTCATTTCTGTACTTATATTGGTAAGTTAGATCTCGTCGCAGCGCTTTTAGATCGTATAGATATGCCGACCGATAAAGTGATTACCCACAACCCTAGGCAGTTTTTGCAATTTCTGCAGCTTCGTGGCCGTGAACCCATTACAGAATACGCTGACTTGTAA
- a CDS encoding VOC family protein: MFKRIHHVAIIASDYQRSKTFYTQTLGLSVIAENYRPLRKSYKLNLALPDGSQIELFSFPNAPIRPSTPEAQGLRHLAFVVDDVEHTKRELEAKGIEVEAIRVDEFTGKAFTFFKDPDDLPLELYQA; the protein is encoded by the coding sequence ATGTTTAAACGAATTCACCACGTCGCGATTATTGCCTCTGACTACCAACGATCGAAGACATTTTATACCCAGACTCTAGGGTTGAGTGTTATCGCCGAAAATTATAGACCGCTTCGCAAATCTTATAAGCTGAATTTGGCTTTACCCGATGGCAGCCAGATCGAACTGTTTTCTTTTCCGAATGCGCCTATACGGCCATCAACTCCTGAAGCTCAAGGCCTTAGACATTTGGCGTTTGTGGTTGATGATGTAGAACACACTAAACGTGAGTTGGAAGCGAAAGGGATTGAGGTAGAAGCAATCAGAGTCGATGAATTCACCGGAAAAGCATTTACGTTTTTCAAAGACCCTGATGACTTGCCGCTGGAACTCTATCAAGCATAG
- a CDS encoding LysR family transcriptional regulator, translating into MDTQLFDGMTVFTEVVRKGSFTKAAESTGFSTSYISKEVGKLEARLNLRLLNRTTRTLRLTSEGQVYFDYCQQIVSDTQDLEAMLSGQHAKPKGNLRISCPTSFGLTHLKAIIAKYSEMYPEVNLEVDLSDRKVDLVAEGYDVSIRGGRQLDDSSLIAKKLLKSHSVTIAAPSYLKKYGTPQRPEDLSSHHALCYSLTKNDDQWDFETKAGDSVTVKVNKRFITNSSQLELELCKSGQGITRMPVFNLSDELKTGELIELFPELPKLPIYIYVVYVSRKHVSATVRSFVNFITQEIGE; encoded by the coding sequence ATGGATACTCAGCTATTTGATGGAATGACGGTGTTTACTGAAGTCGTTAGGAAAGGAAGCTTTACTAAAGCGGCAGAAAGTACCGGGTTTTCGACTTCGTACATTAGCAAGGAAGTGGGTAAGCTCGAAGCTCGTCTTAACCTTCGTTTACTCAACCGTACGACACGAACATTAAGGCTAACCTCTGAAGGACAAGTCTACTTTGATTACTGCCAGCAAATCGTTTCGGATACACAAGATCTGGAAGCGATGCTAAGTGGGCAACATGCCAAACCAAAAGGCAATCTGAGAATTTCCTGCCCGACTAGCTTTGGGTTGACCCACCTAAAAGCAATCATAGCCAAATACAGCGAGATGTATCCAGAAGTCAATTTAGAGGTAGACCTAAGCGACCGTAAAGTGGATTTAGTTGCAGAAGGCTATGATGTGTCTATTCGGGGAGGACGGCAACTCGATGACTCAAGCTTAATTGCAAAGAAACTGTTGAAGTCCCATAGCGTCACTATTGCCGCCCCCTCCTATCTGAAAAAGTACGGAACGCCTCAGCGACCAGAAGATTTATCATCCCATCATGCTCTTTGTTATAGCCTGACTAAAAATGACGACCAGTGGGATTTTGAAACAAAAGCTGGCGATAGCGTTACAGTAAAAGTGAACAAAAGGTTTATTACCAATAGCTCTCAGCTTGAACTCGAGCTGTGTAAATCAGGGCAAGGCATCACTCGAATGCCCGTTTTTAACTTAAGTGACGAATTAAAAACCGGAGAGCTGATTGAGCTCTTTCCTGAGTTACCCAAATTACCTATCTATATTTACGTTGTTTATGTCAGTAGAAAACACGTATCGGCGACAGTACGAAGCTTTGTAAATTTTATTACGCAAGAAATTGGCGAATAA
- a CDS encoding MATE family efflux transporter, whose amino-acid sequence MMSINMLEGSVTRSLTTMAMPAAFGMLMTFLFQLVDSYFVGQLGTKELAAMSYAYPAYILIISLFMGCSAGVSAVVGGFLGKGDSKKANQATMIALLTFMVLAMLLGLAGVATADPVFRLLGTPEDSLALVKSYMLPLYVGMFALVGGLIANSVLMAKGIMLKPTLVMAAGGVINLVFDYLLIFGVGPFPALELNGAALATVISWSCILLLMIALLIKEKLITLSGGDQWSHSLKVLKKIMTMASPAIAAQLLNPIAIAFVTRAISSHGDNAVAAFGIVTRMESLVLTGILALSVILTPFMAQNFGANQQQRIDNAIATSGRMTVYWGMAFYIIMIMSASSLMHLFTDNDQVIQYGQQYFMIVGFSFPAFGLALITTSLFNGVEQPKQSLKIILFRAIGLTIPLVLIANQFGVVFIWVALAVSNVIAAWYAGKQLNRWLVERNSSLTKQKPIDDYLADFRWLRFQVSKNFNG is encoded by the coding sequence ATGATGTCAATAAACATGCTTGAAGGCTCGGTTACGCGCTCACTGACAACCATGGCAATGCCCGCCGCTTTCGGCATGTTGATGACATTTTTATTCCAGTTAGTCGATAGTTATTTTGTTGGCCAGTTAGGCACCAAAGAACTGGCTGCAATGAGCTATGCCTATCCTGCCTATATCTTAATCATTAGTTTGTTTATGGGGTGTTCTGCCGGGGTTTCTGCCGTTGTCGGTGGTTTTCTGGGGAAAGGGGACTCGAAAAAAGCAAATCAAGCCACCATGATTGCGTTACTTACTTTTATGGTTTTGGCCATGCTTTTAGGGCTAGCGGGTGTGGCAACCGCAGATCCGGTGTTTAGATTACTCGGCACACCTGAAGACAGCTTGGCATTGGTTAAAAGCTACATGCTTCCTTTGTACGTGGGCATGTTCGCTTTAGTCGGTGGGTTAATTGCGAACTCTGTGTTAATGGCTAAAGGCATTATGCTAAAACCAACGTTAGTCATGGCGGCTGGTGGTGTAATCAATTTAGTTTTTGACTATCTATTGATATTTGGTGTCGGTCCTTTCCCAGCATTGGAGCTTAACGGGGCTGCGTTGGCGACGGTGATTTCCTGGAGTTGTATTCTATTGTTAATGATTGCCTTGTTAATTAAGGAAAAGTTAATAACGCTTTCTGGGGGCGATCAATGGAGTCACTCGTTAAAGGTATTAAAAAAGATAATGACGATGGCATCGCCGGCAATCGCAGCTCAGCTTTTGAATCCTATTGCCATCGCGTTTGTTACACGGGCTATTTCTAGTCATGGTGACAATGCGGTAGCGGCTTTTGGTATTGTCACTCGGATGGAATCATTGGTACTCACAGGGATTTTAGCCTTAAGTGTTATCTTGACCCCATTTATGGCGCAAAACTTTGGTGCTAACCAGCAGCAACGGATTGATAATGCCATTGCTACTTCCGGTAGAATGACCGTTTACTGGGGAATGGCTTTTTACATCATAATGATAATGAGCGCATCATCTTTGATGCACCTCTTTACCGACAATGATCAAGTTATTCAATACGGTCAACAATACTTTATGATCGTTGGCTTTTCTTTTCCTGCTTTTGGGTTGGCTCTCATTACAACGTCACTTTTTAACGGTGTAGAGCAGCCAAAACAGTCACTCAAAATTATTCTATTTAGAGCCATTGGGTTAACGATTCCTTTGGTGCTGATTGCTAACCAGTTCGGAGTGGTGTTTATTTGGGTAGCGCTGGCGGTTTCAAATGTTATCGCAGCATGGTACGCAGGAAAACAGTTGAATAGATGGTTGGTTGAGAGAAATTCAAGTTTAACCAAGCAAAAGCCAATTGATGATTATCTTGCCGACTTTCGTTGGTTACGCTTCCAAGTGAGTAAAAATTTTAACGGCTGA
- a CDS encoding NADPH-dependent FMN reductase, which produces MKIIAFSASSSRESINKKLVTYAASLVEGADVEVIDINEYEMPLFSEDREKELGQPELAKAFFSKLGEADGIIISFAEHNGSYTAAYKNLFDWTSRVNMKVFQDKPVVMLSTSPGPGGAKSVLGAATASSPYFGANLKGQLSVSSFYDVYDAENGVINDEAIASELKTVVNAINV; this is translated from the coding sequence ATGAAAATTATTGCGTTTTCTGCTTCAAGCAGCCGAGAGTCTATCAATAAAAAACTTGTTACATATGCCGCGAGCCTAGTAGAAGGCGCAGATGTTGAGGTGATAGATATTAATGAGTACGAAATGCCGTTATTTAGTGAAGACAGAGAAAAAGAACTCGGTCAGCCTGAATTGGCAAAAGCGTTTTTTAGCAAACTGGGTGAAGCCGATGGCATCATCATATCGTTCGCTGAACATAATGGTTCATACACGGCAGCATATAAGAATTTGTTTGACTGGACTTCACGGGTAAACATGAAAGTGTTTCAAGACAAGCCGGTTGTCATGCTATCTACATCACCCGGCCCTGGTGGCGCAAAGTCTGTATTAGGAGCCGCTACGGCATCGTCCCCTTATTTTGGTGCGAATCTTAAAGGTCAGCTTTCAGTCTCTAGCTTTTATGATGTCTATGACGCGGAAAATGGCGTGATCAACGATGAAGCGATCGCATCCGAGTTGAAGACGGTTGTGAACGCGATTAACGTATAG
- the tdh gene encoding L-threonine 3-dehydrogenase, which produces MKIKALSKLKPEEGIWMNEVDMPEVGHNDILIKIKKTAICGTDVHIYNWDEWSQKTIPVPMVVGHEYVGEVVGMGQEVRGFTVGDRVSGEGHITCGHCRNCRGGRTHLCRNTTGVGVNRTGAFSEYLVIPAFNAFKIPAEISDDLASIFDPFGNAVHTALSFDLVGEDILITGAGPIGIMAAAVAKHVGARHVVITDVNEYRLDLARKMGVTRAVNVMEEKLEDVMAELGMTEGFDVGMEMSGNPSAFNSMLTNMNHGGKIALLGIPPSDMGIDWNQVIFKGLVIKGIYGREMFETWYKMASLIQSGLDLTPIITHHFKVDDFQAGFDAMRSGLSGKVILDWE; this is translated from the coding sequence ATGAAAATTAAAGCGCTCTCTAAGCTTAAGCCTGAAGAAGGCATCTGGATGAACGAAGTCGATATGCCTGAAGTAGGGCACAACGACATTCTTATCAAGATTAAGAAAACCGCTATTTGTGGTACTGACGTCCATATTTACAACTGGGACGAATGGTCACAAAAAACCATTCCAGTACCTATGGTTGTTGGCCACGAGTACGTAGGTGAAGTTGTTGGTATGGGCCAAGAGGTTCGTGGCTTTACCGTTGGTGACCGTGTTTCTGGTGAAGGTCACATTACTTGTGGTCACTGCCGCAACTGTCGTGGTGGACGTACTCATTTATGCCGTAACACAACGGGTGTTGGCGTAAACCGCACTGGCGCGTTTTCTGAATACTTAGTGATTCCTGCGTTTAACGCATTTAAAATTCCCGCTGAGATCTCTGATGATCTAGCGTCGATCTTTGACCCGTTTGGCAACGCAGTTCATACCGCATTGTCTTTCGACTTGGTCGGTGAAGACATTTTAATCACAGGCGCAGGCCCAATCGGCATCATGGCTGCAGCCGTTGCTAAGCACGTTGGTGCTCGTCATGTTGTTATCACAGACGTAAACGAATATCGCCTAGATCTTGCTCGTAAAATGGGTGTGACCAGAGCGGTAAACGTGATGGAAGAAAAACTTGAAGACGTGATGGCAGAGCTCGGCATGACTGAAGGTTTTGATGTGGGCATGGAAATGTCTGGTAACCCATCTGCGTTCAATAGCATGTTAACGAACATGAATCATGGCGGTAAGATCGCGTTGCTCGGAATTCCACCATCGGATATGGGTATTGATTGGAACCAAGTGATCTTTAAAGGTCTTGTGATTAAAGGCATTTACGGTCGTGAAATGTTTGAAACTTGGTACAAGATGGCGAGCTTGATTCAATCTGGCTTAGACTTAACGCCAATCATCACTCACCACTTTAAGGTCGATGACTTCCAAGCAGGCTTCGACGCAATGCGCAGCGGTTTGTCTGGTAAAGTTATTCTTGATTGGGAATAA
- the def gene encoding peptide deformylase, with amino-acid sequence MAVLEVFTAPDPRLKIKAKDVADVSTVQTLIDDMLDTLYSTDNGIGLASTQVGREEAVIVIDLSDERNEPLVLINPKVVSGEDKQLGEEGCLSVPDYYAEVERFTSVVVTGLDREGNDVKIGNDEFLAIALQHEIDHLSGNLFIDYLSPLKRNMAMKKVKKYVKAMAKQKA; translated from the coding sequence ATGGCTGTTTTAGAAGTATTTACTGCACCCGATCCGCGCTTGAAAATTAAAGCTAAAGATGTCGCTGATGTTTCGACGGTTCAAACTCTGATCGATGACATGTTAGACACGCTTTATAGCACGGATAATGGCATTGGTTTAGCATCAACACAGGTTGGCCGTGAAGAAGCCGTGATCGTCATTGATCTGTCTGACGAACGCAACGAACCGCTAGTGTTGATCAATCCTAAGGTGGTAAGTGGGGAAGATAAACAGTTAGGTGAAGAAGGCTGCCTTTCAGTTCCTGATTACTATGCTGAAGTAGAGCGCTTCACATCCGTTGTCGTCACTGGCCTTGACCGCGAAGGTAACGATGTAAAAATCGGAAATGATGAGTTCCTCGCTATCGCACTTCAGCATGAGATTGATCACCTAAGTGGTAACCTGTTTATCGACTACCTTTCTCCGCTAAAACGTAATATGGCGATGAAAAAAGTTAAGAAATACGTAAAAGCGATGGCTAAGCAAAAAGCTTAA